The genomic DNA CCACTTGTGGACCAGGTACCAGGTTTTGATGGTGGAGGCGGCGGTCATGGCGACGGCGGGGCGGCTCGCGCGGCCCCCTTCAATGGAGATTCGGGAAAGGACGGAACATTATCACGAATAATAGCTATTCTCGTCACGCAATTTGTGTTGCGTCTTGCAAGCGAGGTGTAATTGGGGGCAGATGAAAGCGGGTTAAAAGGAAGCCTGGGCCCGATTGGGCGGGCTGGATCATCATGCAGCAACGTTTTCTGAAAGTGCCGCGCAACGAGCTGGGCCGCGATTTCGCGGTGGGCGACGTGCATGGCTGTTTTACGCGCCTGCGCGACAGCCTGGCGCGGATGGGCTTCGACGCCAGCCGCGACCGGCTGTTTTCCGTCGGCGACCTGGTCGACCGGGGGCCGGAGAGCGAGGCCGCGCTGGAGTGGCTGGCGCAGCCCTGGTTCTACGCGGTGCAGGGCAACCACGAGGACTATGCGGTGCGCCATGTCCGCACCGGCCAGGTGGACGTGGTGAACTGGCGCGGCTACGGCGGCGGCTGGTTCCTGGACCTGCCGGCCGAGCGCCAGCAGGTCTACGCCGAGGCCTTCGGGCAATTGCCTATCGCGATCGAGGTCGAGACCTCGTCGGGCGCGGTGGGATTGCTGCATGCCGATTGCCCGGTGTTGTTCTGGCCGCGCCTGGAATCGGCGTTGCAGGACCGCTACAAGCGCACCAGCGCCGCCTGCCAGTGGTCGCGCGACCGACTGCGGCAACTGGACCGCACCGGCGTGCGCGGGGTGCGCGCGGTGGTGGCGGGCCACACCCCGGTGGCCGAGCCGCTGGCGCTGGGCAACGTCTATCACATCGATACCGAGGGCTGGAAGGATGGCTACTTCACCTTCCTCGACCTGGAAACGCTGCAGGCCTGGCCGCGCGCGGTGGTGACCGAGCCCCCGGTGGTCGAGCCGGGTTAGCCGGGCTGGCCGGGACCGGAGCGGGAAAATGAAACGGGGCGC from Achromobacter xylosoxidans includes the following:
- a CDS encoding metallophosphoesterase — encoded protein: MQQRFLKVPRNELGRDFAVGDVHGCFTRLRDSLARMGFDASRDRLFSVGDLVDRGPESEAALEWLAQPWFYAVQGNHEDYAVRHVRTGQVDVVNWRGYGGGWFLDLPAERQQVYAEAFGQLPIAIEVETSSGAVGLLHADCPVLFWPRLESALQDRYKRTSAACQWSRDRLRQLDRTGVRGVRAVVAGHTPVAEPLALGNVYHIDTEGWKDGYFTFLDLETLQAWPRAVVTEPPVVEPG